In the Arachis hypogaea cultivar Tifrunner chromosome 20, arahy.Tifrunner.gnm2.J5K5, whole genome shotgun sequence genome, AATTTACCCTATTATTTACCTCCAAATTATacatatatctttttaaaaaggtgaagtattgtttaaatttttttttaattttatttgactcttatgatttttttttattttaggttcGATTTTTATATCTTTGGACTATACAGAGACAAGGTAAGTAAAACAAAAGTAAAGCTCTAATTAAAATTGCTCTCCAAATTAATATGTATTTGCtgaattcttttatttttgacattTAATTTCTCAAAGACAAAACTATCtcatttaaaaaactaaatttattatgaaaataaatttttaaattaataattaattataaaagtatcaatagtaaaattaaaaaaataaaaaaaaacttaaacaaatattaacaaaaaagttggctttttgttttaaatttttattttttaactttaatagttatttatttatttattatttattaataaattatttgttaaaaaaatatgtctgcatcaacaaattttaatattaattaattaatttttttggtataaATATAAAGAATCAATAACAAAATAAGTAGAATAGAATTAATTTTGattgtaaattttattatttttttcaattgattttttttagtgtTATATAGtgtcataaataatataaaaccAGGTACATATATACAAGAGAtacaaaattttctaaaatagtataataaaataataatttatttcatattaataccatataaaaattaggtattaacttaataaaaaattaaataactaaaatcgtatatttaataaaaatataattttaaagtattaaaaatatattttgaaaatgaaCCAAcaaatatgtttttattattttcgatgcgtaaaaatgaattttacttttcacaaATTTATTGcgttttttaaaatatgaaaagttagaaatgaaaattattttttaaaaataaaaataaaaaatatttttcaaaccaatttttttaatttcttatgtaATTATTATGATTCTAAAAATCAGACTAGATCGGTTGGACTGAAACTGGAAACTTCTACCGTTTGATCTAGAAAGAAAAACTGCCATTTCAGAAAACATTTGAGAATCGTTGATCCGGTCGATCGGACCAAATCGTCTGTCATCGCGCTATTGTCGTACTCCAACTCTCCAACCCCTGTTCATTCTCACGGTCTTACCAAAACAGTTTTTTCCTTGAGCTTGGCATTCGTCGTTCGTCTGCTCAACTACACTTCTACGGCCGTTCGTCGCATTCAGGAGCTTTCGTTATCGTATGGTTGTCGTGCTCCAAGTCTCCAACTCATATCCTCATTCACCGATCGGCAGTTTCTTCCTCGAACTCGGCGTCGGTATCTGATTTTTTCGTCTGCTTATCTGCACTTCTGTCGTCGCCTGTCATTGTGCTCGTCGACTGGTCACTGTCGTCTAGCCGCTCTCTCTCACACTTTGCCCAATCGAAGGTAATGCTTCTCTGTTCGCTGCTAGCCtgttttttgtgctttttttttagaaattatcaAATTATATTGATTATCGAATGATTGTTGTCTTATCGATTAGCTTTGCTCGCTCCTGATGTAATATATTGTACTCTGGTTTGTGTCTTCATCGCTGTTGTGCTATGTATTTTGGACTCTACTACTCAATACTGTTGTACTTGTTCATTATAATCAGTCTTGTATTTATCCTCTTATTTAAATTGTGACCTTCTTGATTGAAATAGTGATATAATaggtattaaattattaataattgataagataaaatgttatttatatattttatgatttgCAATTTCAGTTATCATAATAGTATCAATCATAAAGTACctactaataataatacatatgtgaatattttttgttatttaatttttaaatttgtatctTAATAAGATCATAAGATTTTGATTGATGTCATTTTATgtagtattttaaatttgaataacattttaaaatttatattaaattataattataatttagtgtgttttattttatattttatttattattttattataaaataactattttaaattaaattataattaaaccaattaaaccaataaattaataaccagactgatttaatttttaaaaccttaataattatcaaatactaaaattatcaaatacttatttaattattttgctaaaaacttaagcaaataaaataaaatgatattacTATCAAGTTCTAAAAACTAGTTCGAACTGACTGTCGAACCAGTCAAATCGCGAACCAAAGAGAATGTCGGTTCAGATTAATGCCAAAACCGTCCAATCAGAAAATCGTTGTTAGGCCGCTAAATCGGCCAAaaaccggtcggtcgaaccgacCGTGAACCGGccgatttttgaattttaagcaAAACGCACCGTTTTGTTCGCTCTGGTTGCCTAAACGTGTGAACCCCTAACCCTTTAGCATAACGCCATAACCCAACGTCTCCCAATCCCAACCCACCCAACCCAGCACAGCGGCGCAGCAGTCCCTCTCCCTCCCTTCACCCTCGAGCTCGTCGTTCCTGTCACCGCCGGCAAGCTGTCTCCGTCACAACCGTCCAGTCGCTGGACTGCTCCCGCCGCCGTCGCAAGTTGGAGCTTCGTCGCCGATCGTGCAGCTCTCCACCATCATCGCCGTTTCAGCTCGGGAAGCACCATCGCCGGGCTCGCCTCCTGCCTCCGTCGCGCACTTCTGTTCCACCGTCGCCGGCGTCACGTGGTTCCACAGGTCAGTTCTATGAACCGGTTCCCCATGTGTGTTATGCTTCTGCCTTCTAgcttctaggttttttttttgaaacaataattgttgaataactaattaattattgttgattaatCTGTGAATTTGTTATGGATTGaataattgttaattaatttgtgAATTTGCATGCTGTTATTGGTTGAATAATTGTTGGCAGATTGGATTATATTGTTGTTAGATTGAATTTTGCTGCTGTTATTGCTGCTGTTACCCCTCTGTGTTATGCTTCTGCCTTCtaatttctaggttttttttaaacaataattgttgaataattaattaattattgttgattaatCTGTGAACTTGTTATGGATTGaataattgttaattaatttcTGAATTTGCATGCTGTTATTGGTTGAATAATTGCTGTTAGATTGGATTATATTGTTGTTAGATTGAATTTTGCTGCTGTTATTGCTGCTGTGATTGTTATTAGATTGGATTATATTGTTATTGGATTGCTGCTAATTTTTAGGTATGGAttatattgttattgttattggatGTTGGCATTTTGTgtttggttgtttttttttttttttttgttatttgacttttgagtttgtatttgaatgagatcatAACATTGTGGTTTATGTAACGaggatgatattttaaagtttatattagactataattatattttagtgtatttatttctattttatttattattttattataaaacaatatttttggttgAACCACGGTCGAACCAGTTGAACTACTGAACCAGAGAGGTTTGATGACcgattcggttttcagaaccttgatttcTATAGTTACTGATGACGTCGGCCGAACCGTAAAATATCCGTTGGTCCATTCACAATCTCACCTCACCTCACCTCACAGAGCATGatgctatctatctatctatcttacTATCTATCTTGctgcaaaattatccaaaccaaAGACGAAAACTTTTTTATAATTGGTCATCGACATGCCTGAATCTGCTTAGACATTGTAAAGCGTCTATGTCTGTGTCCCTGCTTCTGCACCTTCCATCCATTCATCCCTGCATAACAGGTTAAACCTCTTCTTTTGCTTTCATATGCACTTCAATTAAATTCATTCACTCCATTTGCTTCTTTTCTTCATTGTTTAGATAATTGTGTAGCTTTTATGGTCATCTTAATACTCTGTTCTTCAACCCTGTGTTCTAGCAGTATGTCATATTGTTGTGCCTTCGCTGACCCCAATGTCTATCTTCTGAGAAATAATGGGTTCTTGGGTGGAAGCAGTTCTGTGAAAGTGAAGATTTTGACTAATGGGTCTTCACTAAATCAGAAGAAACTTGGAAGAAGACAAGTGGGTCTTCATGCCTTTGGCACAAAGTGTGCACACGTGGTTGTGGAAAAACGCAAGAGAAAAATGGGAGTGTTCTCTGAAGAAGTTATTGGAGTTCTGAAGTCTATTTTGGATCCAAATTCTGCTCTTTCCTACTTCAAGATGGTTGCTCAGTTGCCAAATATTTTGCATACCACTGAAGCATGCAATTACATGCTTGAGTTGTTGAGGGCTCACATGAGGATTCAGGATATGGTCTTTGTCTTTGATGTAATGCAAAAGCAAGTTATTAATCGAAATTTGAATACGTATCTCACAATATTTAAGGCTCTTTCAGTTAAAGGTGGGATTCGGCAGGCGCCATTTGCACTTGGAAAGATGAGGGAAGCTGGTTTCGTCCTGAATGCTTATTCATATAATGGGCTGATCCATTTACTACTCCAACCTGGGTTTTATAGAGAGGGTTTGGAGGTTTATAGAAGAATGATCTCGGAAGGGCTTAAGCCTAGCATGAAGACATACTCAGCACTGATGGTAGCACTAGGGAAGAAAAGGGATACCAGAACCATTATGGATTTGTTGGAAGAGATGAAAACTTTGGGATTGAAGCCAAATATGTACACATATACCATATGCATTAGAGCACTTGGTAGGGTAGGGAAAATTGATGATGCCTGTGCGATTTTAAGGGAAATGGATGATGAAGGATGCGGGCCTGATGTTGTCACTTATACAGTTCTGATTGATGCTCTTTGTAACGCGGGGAAGCTTGATAAGGCCGAGGAATTATATACAAAGATGAGAGAGAGCCATCACAAACCTGATCAGATAACATATACTACTTTGATCGACAAGTTCAGTAACTGTGGCAACTTGGATATGGTGAAAAGATTCTGGAGGGAGATGGAAGCTGATGGTTATGAACCTGACGTGGTTTCCTACACAACATTCATTGATGCTTTATGCAAATCTGGGAGCATTGATCAGGCCTTTGCTATGTTAGAAACGATGAAGATGAAAGGAACTTTTCCAAATCTTCATACTTACAACACTTTGATCTCTGGACTTTTGAAGAGGAAAAGATTAGATGAGGCATTAGAACTTTTCGATAATATGGAATCTTTGGGCGTTGAACCTACTGCTTATTCATATGTTCTGTTCATCGACTATTATGGAAAGTCCGGTGATCCAGGAAAAGCTCTTGAGACCTTTGAAACGATGAAAAAGAGAGGAATTGCGCCTAGTATAGTAGCATGTAATGTATCTTTATATAGTCTTGCAGAAATGGGTAGGATCAGAGAAGCAAATGATATATTCAACGATCTTTACAACTGCGGACTTTCACCAGATTCAGTAACCTATAATATGATGATGAAGTGCTATAGCAAAGCAGGTCAAATAGACAAAGCCATAGAGCTTTTGGATGAGATGATAAGCAATGGGTGTGAACCAGATATAATTATGGTTAATTCGTTAATTTATATGCTTTACAAGGCCGATCGAGTTGATGAGGCCTGGGAAATGTTTGGGAGATTGAAGGATTTGAAGCTGGCTCCGACGGTAGTGACATACAATACTCTACTTGCTGGCTTGGGGAAAGAAGGAAAAGTCGAAAAGGTTCTTGAACTGTTTGGGAGTATGACAGAGTCTGGATGTCCTCCTAACACAATAACTTTCAACACACTCCTTGATTGTCTCTGCAAGAACGACGCAGTTGATTTGGCTTTGAAAATGCTATGCAGAATGACGATGATGAACTGTAGTCATGATGTTCTGACTTATAACGCCATCATCTATGGGTTGATCAAAGAAGACAGAATTAGTTATGCATTCTGGTTTTTCCATCAGATGAAGAAATCTCTCTACCCTGATCTCGTAACTTTGTGCACCCTCCTTCCTGGTGTTGTACAGTATGGAATGATAGAGGATGCTATCAAGATTGTCATGGAATTTGTTTATCAGGCAGGTTTAGAGAAAGGCAAACAATCCTTGGAAGAACTAATGGAATCCATTTTAGTTGAAGCGAAAATTGAAGATGCCATTCTATTTGCTGAAAGATTGGTAAGTGCTTCTGGTTTCCAAGATGACTGTGTAATATTACCTCTAATTAAAGCCTTGTGTAAGCGGAACAAGATCCTTGATGCTCAAAAATTATTTGATAAGTTCACCAAAACTTTTGGAGTTCGCCCAACCGTTGAATCATATAATTGCTTGATGGATGGGGTTCTTGGATCTAATATGACTGAAAAAGCTTGGGATCTTTTTGTGGAGATGAAGGATGCAGGTTGTCATCCAAATATTTTCACGTATAACTTGCTGCTCGATGCTCATGGTAAATCTGGGAGGATTGATGAACTCCTTGAACTTTTCAATGAACTGCAGAGTAGGGGATGCAAGCCTAATGCCATAACCCATAACATTATCATCTCTGCGCTTGTGAAATCTAATAGCATCAATAAGGCATTAGATTTGTATTATGAGCTCGTAAGTGGTGATTTCTCTCCCACTCCCTGCACTTATGGACCACTTATAGATGGACTTTTAAAGAGCAGGAGATTTGAGGAAGCAATGAAGATCTTTGAGGAGATGCTAGACTATCAATGCAAGCCAAACTGTGCTATTTTCAATATTCTCATCAATGGATTTGGGAAAGCTGGAAAAATTGATGTTGCTTGTGATATGTTCAAGAGGATGGTTAAAGAGGGAATAAGGCCAGACCTGAAGTCTTACACAATTCTTGTAGAGTGCCTATGCTTGGCCGGAAGAGTCGACGATGCCGTGTACTACTTTGAGGAACTAAAGTCAACTGGCCTTGATCCTGATAGAGTTTCGTACAATCTTATGATCAATGGGCTCGGAAGATCACGCAGGTTGGACAATGCTCTTTCTCTTTTCAGCGAAATGAAGTGTAGGGGAATTTCTCCTGATCTTTACACTTACAATGCATTGATTCTCCATCTTGGGATCATTGGAGAGGTGGACCTAGCCGGAAAGATGTACGAGGAACTGCAAGCAAGGGGTCTGGAACCTAATGTCTTCACTTATAATGCTCTCATTCGAGGGCATAGTTTGTCGGGAAACAAAGACAGAGCTTTCAATGTCTACAAGAAGATGATGGTACAGGGGTGCAGCCCCAACAGACAAACCTTTGCTCAACTTCCTAATAAATGCTGATTTCACTCACAGGATCATTCTGGTGCAAGCCTTTAATCTCAATGATAGAGGCCTTTAAGgtaattatcaatattttttaccAAGAAAATTTTTGACTACCTATGATAATGAGAATATTAGATATCTTGGTAACTTTATATCATTTTGGTTTCTTCAGGGATACTCTGCTCCTTTGCCTCATTGCTGTGTGTATATGTATTAATGTGCAAATTATTCACTTCATATGCTGGCAACTGCTGCTGATTAATGGTAGAAGTATTTAACTTGTGCAGACACAGTACTTGCTATGATTTTTAAGGACCAATTCTTTCTATAAGAACTATTGAGTATATTTCTGCCagtttgataaatttattttatggTTATAATACAAACTAATTGTTTATGGTTACTTATTATCTTTCTATGCGATTGCAGGGATATGTGTAGATGGGAAAGGCATGAAGTTCGACTTTTGTGCAAAACTAAACCCGAGCAATTTAAAGATTTGTATATTTGAAATTGTAATCATATGTAAAGTGTAAAAGCAGTGTTAGATCAGAAATTGTAAATTGTAATAATATGCAATCAAATGAATATAAAAGGGTTTTCTTTTGGCTGAACAATATACACAACTAAACATGACTAAGTTTCCTATAATAAGTAGCCACTTAGAAGAACATTGAAAATATCGTTAATAGAAGTATTATTAAGAGTGGgaaaacataaaaatgatatacaattcaaatattacaaattttcttttgatatatgtaattatatttaACACCGTTATGTGAGGCAAGTGATGACACATCATCTTAAATaatttagggttttttatttatttttagattttgaattaaatttcttatgatttctaataaaatttaataaataattaaatatttgaagttgaaaaagTATTTTATGTTTTTAGGAGTTTTGGACTTAAAAAATAGTAACGCCCAAAGCTTCAGAATAATATGCATATGCACCAAGTTGCCGTTGCCGATATCTGTAAGCTTTAATTTTCGCTCATCAGCAAGTTGCAACCCTGTGATGTCACTGTAACATGCACCAAGTTGAAGTTAAATTAGATCTGAAATTCTATTTCAcgatcaagaaaaaaaaatgcatctCCTGTATAGCCAGAAACCTACTCAGCTTTACAGATAAATAGATACTAAGAATGTGATATTGTCTTTTATATGACAAGTTGTAATTGACTTAATACCCTCATGTTGTAttccattaataataataaaataaaaatctcatGTTATAATATCGTGCAAGAgctataagagagagagagagagagagagagagagagagagagagagagagagagtctatTATGTGATCAGAATAATTGTATGTAGTGTTAGATGAAAGGAACATGACCATTCAGAGGCAGTGTAATCACCAGTGCACACTATAtatgagatataaaataaaatataatacataTGAGCACTATTGCTTCAGAAAAAACACCCTAACTTTCACTACTATCCGCTTTTGGTTCATGAGCTTCTTCAGCTTTTTCGTTTGCAGAGGATTGCTGCTCTTCCGGTGGTGCACTGGATTGAGCTGGCTTCTTGAACTGCACCAAGATCATCGTCATGTTGTCGCATCCCTCGCCACCGGCGGTTGATGGAGCCAAACACCGATCGAGTACTCTTTCGCACACTACAGAAAGCTTGGTTTCCTGCAACGAAAAGTAATCACACCACTCGATGAAGATGCATTAACAAAAAAGAAGAGTTGTGTTGGCCTTCGAAATCCGACATAAAACTTTGTCGAATCCCAATTCATGGACAAGACGCAATGATGTTGTTAGATTCATATAGCCGATCCCATCTAATGGGATAAGCCTAAGTTAAGCCCTAAGTTAAGAACTTGATGAGGATGCATTATCCAGATTCCAGACCAATAAGCATAGTACATGAATCAGAATGATGGCTAATTATTTGAATGCTGAAGAAAACGTTAAAACTAAGTGAGAACTTACAGAGCGCAATTGTTCAtgaataaaatctaccaactgtTGGCTTGACATGCAATCCCTGAAAAGTATCATGAGAAAATAAATTATTCGTTGAACGATGGCGTGAAGGAGCGTTTGCAGAAAGAatctttttcagaatcaaacacaGTCAGTGTAAACTGTAAAGTGTAAACAGCATAAATGACTCAAATTATAGTTAGAATCAAATGCACATATTAAAGCATAAGAAAAATACCATATGCCATCACAAGCTAGGACCATGAATTCATCTTCTTCACAAAGGTCGACCTATAATAAATGTCGCAACAAAAACAACGCATCAGTCATAATAGATGAATGCTTGAAGTCAAATACTCGAGAGTCGCAGTAAGTGCTAATCATGCATCTTAATATTCATTATATGATACAGCAAAATTAACCTTGTCACAAGGATCTGTGCACCACTTAAACGAATTTGCCGAATTGTATAACAAAAACTTACAGTGTTTATATCTGGATTGGCAGTTACAATTTGTTTTTCAGCGGGAAGAAATTTATTCTGTTTAAATTCCATGTCACCtgcaataaaatattaaaggttAGATACCTAAGCTGTGCTCACTCAAGTTAAAATTGAAAGAAGAGCAGCATACTAAAAAAGATTATTTGATTAATCTTTACAAAGTCAGATGCATAGTATGAAAGTTACCAATAGCTCTTGCAAGATTTAAACTTCCATTAACTCGTCCTGCGTGAATAAAACCACCAGCTTTTAagattctttccttttcaatctcAAGCTCAGGTTTGTGATCTCTAGACAAATTGTATGCCTGTAGAGAAGAGTCATAGTAAAACATCTTACATAACTCACCAAGATCTGTAACATTTAAAACTTGACATATATATGAAGTGTTCCGGGGCGGGGAGGAAGAAAGAAACAATGCATATTATGAGCAATTTATACTTCATCAGTACTTGTGTAAGCAGTGAAAGCTTAATCAAAATTCAAGAATTTCGTTTTTCTAAAGTTACCTGACCCTTTCGAGAAATTACACAACGCGAATCACCAGCATTTGCAACAAAAAGTTGGTTGTTTCTAATAACAGCAACACAGGCAGTGCTTCCTGAAGTTGGGCCAGCAAAATCAGCATGAGGTCCCTAAATACAGTAAACAAAATCAAATTAAAGAATgccaaaaaagaaaagtaaactaTATAAAGGGAGATGTTtactaaattttcaaattatcagACGCACATAAAACATGCACCTCTAGAGAAACCAAGTATATCCAATGAAACTGAGACAATATCAAGTAAAACTTAATCAAATGTCATACCTACCTCCTCAAAAGCCCAATCATCAACTTGGTCACCACCATCGGTACCTTTTGGAGACCAAATCAACCCTTCTATCATTCCAGTAAACTTGTTTATCTTATCCCCCAACACTGATAATTCCCTCCATCCCCTTTGACCACGCATCATGTCATCCATTCTGCATAATATCAGAAGAACCAGTTCATAACTTCCTTTCGAGACGGATTCGGTGACCACATTTTCTTCTGTCTCGATTAGACCAGGAGACAGAAGATATAGTGCAATAGCTCAGATAAtgcaataaattaaacaatacacaaCACTAATAACCGGAGTGTGTGAAACATTTCAAACAGACTGTGTGTGAGACCCTCATGATCCAAACAAAGGTTTTAGATGGTACCGAAAACAGCTGATACTAAACATATTTAGAAAACAAGTTCCTGTTATAAGGACAGAGAAAATTGTCATTAAGCATAGTATGAGGCCCCCTTTTCGTCTAACCTTAGAAATGCTTTCTGAAGAGAGGTTCCTATATCTCCATCTGCATATTCTTTACTTCTGAGCACCTGTTGATGAAGAAACTTTGCACAAAACTTTGCAACCACCTTACCTAAAATTTTGCAACCACCGCAGAAGAGGCAGGAATAGGAGGTTTAAATATTTTCCAAAAGGCATGAAATATACAGAGTAAAACAAGCCATTGGTAATTTATCACTTGTAGTAAAAAAGGCATTCTATCATCAATCCAAGTAGACAAGCTATTACAGATCTTACATACCTCCATGCCCATCGTAGACACCAAAAAACGAAGTAGAATCATCCAGATCAGTATATGCAGCATGCTAACAAAAGGGTGGAAAAATGGAAAGATTATCACTGAATAGAATAAAaatcatgaaaaattaaaatccGAAATTGCAGTATATTCGCATATATATCTTCTAGTCCCCTAAAAACAACAGCATCTTTCAACCAAAATATAAGCCAAAGCTTATTCAGCATGCTACTTCAACAAATACACTACTAACATCAGATGCTGtcaaaaacaataacaaaaagaATGACTAACAAATCACGATGCCCACCATGAATGCCTTAGATCAGAGTATAGAacgttaaaaaaaagagaaattagc is a window encoding:
- the LOC112782698 gene encoding uncharacterized protein, with product MSYCCAFADPNVYLLRNNGFLGGSSSVKVKILTNGSSLNQKKLGRRQVGLHAFGTKCAHVVVEKRKRKMGVFSEEVIGVLKSILDPNSALSYFKMVAQLPNILHTTEACNYMLELLRAHMRIQDMVFVFDVMQKQVINRNLNTYLTIFKALSVKGGIRQAPFALGKMREAGFVLNAYSYNGLIHLLLQPGFYREGLEVYRRMISEGLKPSMKTYSALMVALGKKRDTRTIMDLLEEMKTLGLKPNMYTYTICIRALGRVGKIDDACAILREMDDEGCGPDVVTYTVLIDALCNAGKLDKAEELYTKMRESHHKPDQITYTTLIDKFSNCGNLDMVKRFWREMEADGYEPDVVSYTTFIDALCKSGSIDQAFAMLETMKMKGTFPNLHTYNTLISGLLKRKRLDEALELFDNMESLGVEPTAYSYVLFIDYYGKSGDPGKALETFETMKKRGIAPSIVACNVSLYSLAEMGRIREANDIFNDLYNCGLSPDSVTYNMMMKCYSKAGQIDKAIELLDEMISNGCEPDIIMVNSLIYMLYKADRVDEAWEMFGRLKDLKLAPTVVTYNTLLAGLGKEGKVEKVLELFGSMTESGCPPNTITFNTLLDCLCKNDAVDLALKMLCRMTMMNCSHDVLTYNAIIYGLIKEDRISYAFWFFHQMKKSLYPDLVTLCTLLPGVVQYGMIEDAIKIVMEFVYQAGLEKGKQSLEELMESILVEAKIEDAILFAERLVSASGFQDDCVILPLIKALCKRNKILDAQKLFDKFTKTFGVRPTVESYNCLMDGVLGSNMTEKAWDLFVEMKDAGCHPNIFTYNLLLDAHGKSGRIDELLELFNELQSRGCKPNAITHNIIISALVKSNSINKALDLYYELVSGDFSPTPCTYGPLIDGLLKSRRFEEAMKIFEEMLDYQCKPNCAIFNILINGFGKAGKIDVACDMFKRMVKEGIRPDLKSYTILVECLCLAGRVDDAVYYFEELKSTGLDPDRVSYNLMINGLGRSRRLDNALSLFSEMKCRGISPDLYTYNALILHLGIIGEVDLAGKMYEELQARGLEPNVFTYNALIRGHSLSGNKDRAFNVYKKMMVQGCSPNRQTFAQLPNKC
- the LOC112783191 gene encoding probable protein phosphatase 2C 60, translating into MGIYLSTPKTEKFSEDGENDRLRYGLSSMQGWRATMEDAHAAYTDLDDSTSFFGVYDGHGGKVVAKFCAKFLHQQVLRSKEYADGDIGTSLQKAFLRMDDMMRGQRGWRELSVLGDKINKFTGMIEGLIWSPKGTDGGDQVDDWAFEEGPHADFAGPTSGSTACVAVIRNNQLFVANAGDSRCVISRKGQAYNLSRDHKPELEIEKERILKAGGFIHAGRVNGSLNLARAIGDMEFKQNKFLPAEKQIVTANPDINTVDLCEEDEFMVLACDGIWDCMSSQQLVDFIHEQLRSETKLSVVCERVLDRCLAPSTAGGEGCDNMTMILVQFKKPAQSSAPPEEQQSSANEKAEEAHEPKADSSES